The sequence below is a genomic window from Candidatus Eremiobacterota bacterium.
GGGTAGTAGGCAGGCCGATTTCCTCACAGAAGGAGAACACTTCTGCCGATTCCCGACGAGAGGCATCGGTGAGTTGAAGACCCGCCAGGAGGCCGAAGGCGACTTTTTCACCATGGTAAAACGAATGGGTTTCTTCCAGGGCGGTGAGCCCGTTGTGAATGGAATGAGCTGCCGCCAGTCCGGAGCTTTCAAAACCGATTCCGCTCAACAGTATGTTCGCCTCTACAATGTGGTTCAGGGCCGGCGTGACGATATGCTTTTCGCTGGCGACTTTAGCCGCTGCACCGTACATCAGCAGGGTATCATAACAGAGCCTGGCGAGATTGAGCCCTGCCATTGTACTATATCCGCCGCACTCGTTCAGCGATTTTGTGCGATCGCACGATCTGGCTTCGAACCATGTGGCCAGCGCATCGCCTATACCGGAGATCAGGAATCGAGCGGGAGCATCGGCAATGACAGACGTATCAACCAGCACTATCTGCGGGTTCATTTTTTGATAGGAGACTGAGTGGAAGAGCCCTTTCTCCGAGTAGATGACCGCACAGCCGCTGCATGGCGCATCGGTCGAGGCAATGGTGGGAACGATGATCACAGGAATCCCGAGACGATCCGCAGCGATTTTTGCCGTATCTATCGTCTTCCCACCACCCATTCCGACAAGAACGTCTATATTTTTGCCGGTCATACTGCTGGAAAGACGCTTTAATTCATTTTCACAGCACTCCCCCTGAAACGGCTCGATACCAATCGAGTGTTCAGTCAAACCATTCAGGTATCTGGGAAGGACTTTGTCTTTCACCGTACCGGATGCCAGGATTAACCCTTTTTTACCTAACAAACTGACCCAATCGGGTAATTGGTCGAGAACTCCCTCACCCTGAATATATTTTCCTGGAAAAACTGCTTTCAAGACCATATTCATATCCTCCAGGGAAAAGATTCATTTGTCTTGGCACCTATAATAACCACGGCACACTGGACCATATAAGCTAATGCCTCACGTATATTCTCGCTTGTGCCCGTGGGAAACCTCTTTGTCCCTCTGCATGGGCTTGTAAAGAAAAGCCAGATTCTGATTTCTTCAGCATTATTCATCAAGTGGTATGAACAACGGGCCTTTGAAAGCTTTCATGATATATTCAACGGGAAGCCCGTTTTCGAGCAGTTTGACCATATTTACCATGTACCTGGAGATATGGCGGTAGTATTTTTTCAATCCTCTGCAGAGGTAATTCAAACCCTCTTCCTCATCAAAGGTTTTTAAAAAGCGATGTCTCGGGCATTGCCCCCTGCAGACATAAATGAAACTGCATTCCCGGCATTCGAGGGGGAGGAGTTTTTCCTTGGCAGCGCCGAAATCCATCTGTTCTTTTTTGTTGAGGAGCTGTGCCGGGCTGTCATTCAGAATATTTCCGAGACGGTATTCAGGATAGACATAATGATCGCAGGAATATATGTCGCCGTTGTGCTCAATTACCATGCACTGCCCGCATTGCGCCCCATACATGCAGTTGGAAGCGGGGATTCCATACCAGGCGGCTAGGATCCATTCAAAATTCATGACAAAAATCTTAGCCACGTCATTTCTGACCCATTCATCAAAGACGCTCCCTAAAAAATCTCCAAATGCCTCGGATTCTACACTCCAGGGTGTTACTGACAGTACAGGCTCATTTTTGCCGATATGGGGAGGCATGGCAAGGCCCTGTTCCATGGCTTTGCAGTCCCTTGCTCTCTCAACTACGGGAATGAACTGAACGAATTCCACTCCTTCGTTTTTCAAGAAATGGTAAACATCAAGAGGATGCCGGGAGCTTTCGCGGTTGACGCAGGCGAGGACATTATACTGAACTCCATGGTTCTGAAGCAGTTTCAGCCCGTTCATCACTTTATCAAAAGTGGAGTCTCCTCCCCTGTCGCGCCGGTATAAATCATGGAGTTCCCGTGGCCCGTCAAGACTGATTCCCACCAGGAAATTGTTCTCGGCAAGAAAACTGCCCCATGGGTCATCCAGCAGAGTTCCGTTGGTCTGGATCGAGTTGGTTATCTGTTTTGCGCCTGTAGTATACTTTTTCTGCAGCTGGAGTGCTTTCCTGTAGAAATCAATACCCATCAATGCCGGCTCGCCGCCCTGCCAGATAAACTGGATCTCGGGTCCCGGGCTTGCATCGATGAATTTTTTTACAAAAGCCTCAAGCACCTCAGAAGACATGCGGAATTTTGAATCATCTGGGAAGAGGGCTTCCTTTTCAGTATAAAAACAGTATTCACACCGGAGGTTGCAGGAAGGACCGCCCGGTTTCGCCATAAGCTGAAAACTCCGGGGCTTTGCCGGCGATAATGACGGATTGTCTTCCCTTTTTTCATGAACCTTGCTGTTTTTGTCCTGCATTACTCAACATTTCCTTTTTCATGATGCATCGGAATCCAGCGCCACAGATGCCGGTATCGGGGCTGTCTTATTGTGAATACTGAAAAGGGGACTTGACGCCCCCTTTTCTCACGTATGGCGGTAAAATGCCCTTTGTATTATTTGAACAGTGTGTTAGACCGGTACTTCTTATAAGTTTCCAGGTGGGTAAGCTTGGCACCATTGAAGATTCCTAGATAGGGAGTCTTCCTGACAAAATAACTGTGGCTTTCCTTAGGATCGAGAAAAAGGTTGTACATACGGGCATAAGTGTAGGTCAGGGTTTCGCCCGAGAAACCGCCCGGACTGCTGACATCGGTCATCACATCCTGCTCTGCAGCTTCCATTGCTTTGAATTCCGCGATTCTTGTTCCCGAGAAGGTATCCTGAAGCCAGTAATATACCACTCTTCTGTTGGAAGTTCCATTGTCTGAGAGCAGGAAAGAGGTCTGGTCTATGCCGTCGATGAAACGATCCCTGGGCAGTTTTGATTTTGCTCCTGCCAGGCTTATGGAAGTGTTGTAAATATCGGAAAGATCAAACAGCCCGTCGGAAATCCTTCCGGGTTCAATCATGCCTTTCCAGTAGACGATGCATGGCACCCGCATTCCGCCTTCCCAGGTGGTGCCTTTTGAGCCGCGGAACGGTGTGTACCCGCAATCGGGCCATGTTTCCA
It includes:
- a CDS encoding glycerol dehydrogenase; the protein is MVLKAVFPGKYIQGEGVLDQLPDWVSLLGKKGLILASGTVKDKVLPRYLNGLTEHSIGIEPFQGECCENELKRLSSSMTGKNIDVLVGMGGGKTIDTAKIAADRLGIPVIIVPTIASTDAPCSGCAVIYSEKGLFHSVSYQKMNPQIVLVDTSVIADAPARFLISGIGDALATWFEARSCDRTKSLNECGGYSTMAGLNLARLCYDTLLMYGAAAKVASEKHIVTPALNHIVEANILLSGIGFESSGLAAAHSIHNGLTALEETHSFYHGEKVAFGLLAGLQLTDASRRESAEVFSFCEEIGLPTTLADIGLQNTSRDKLMKAAEKACAPTEAIHHEAGTMTPEKVLNAMLAADAIGESRKNYKSLVR
- a CDS encoding anaerobic sulfatase maturase, with product MQDKNSKVHEKREDNPSLSPAKPRSFQLMAKPGGPSCNLRCEYCFYTEKEALFPDDSKFRMSSEVLEAFVKKFIDASPGPEIQFIWQGGEPALMGIDFYRKALQLQKKYTTGAKQITNSIQTNGTLLDDPWGSFLAENNFLVGISLDGPRELHDLYRRDRGGDSTFDKVMNGLKLLQNHGVQYNVLACVNRESSRHPLDVYHFLKNEGVEFVQFIPVVERARDCKAMEQGLAMPPHIGKNEPVLSVTPWSVESEAFGDFLGSVFDEWVRNDVAKIFVMNFEWILAAWYGIPASNCMYGAQCGQCMVIEHNGDIYSCDHYVYPEYRLGNILNDSPAQLLNKKEQMDFGAAKEKLLPLECRECSFIYVCRGQCPRHRFLKTFDEEEGLNYLCRGLKKYYRHISRYMVNMVKLLENGLPVEYIMKAFKGPLFIPLDE